The following proteins are co-located in the Bacteroidales bacterium genome:
- a CDS encoding urocanate hydratase: protein MTTPEFQKLISKGIPEVLPDPKPFDKSLNHAPKRKDILSHSEKILAIKNALRYFPVRFHKVLAEEFAVELETYGRIYMYRFRPDYTIKARHLEEFPHRSKSAAAIMIMISNNLDNEVAQHPHELITYGGNGAVFQNWAQYLLTMKYLSEMTDEQTLVMYSGHPLGLFPSFKNSPRVVVTNGMVIPNYSAQDDWEKFNALGVSQYGQMTAGSYMYIGPQGIVHGTTITILNAGRLISSNPNDLKGRLFLSSGLGGMSGAQPKAASIAGIISVVAEVNQKVIQIRHSQGWVDEVYSDIGKLTDRVNQAKKNNEIVSLAYHGNIVDVWEKFADENIYVDLGSDQTSLHNPWSGGYYPAGISFEESNRLMSAEPDRFRELVCESLRRQIAAINRHTARGTYFFDYGNAFLLEVSRAGGDVMKPDGEFRYPSYVQDIMGPMCFDYGFGPFRWVCCSNDPADLAVTDTIATEVLTELIERSPELIRQQMADNIHWIKEAAKNKLVVGSQARILYADAEGRAAIASAFNSAIAKGKISAPVVIGRDHHDVSGTDSPYRETSNIYDGSKFTADMAVQNVIGDSFRGATWVSLHNGGGVGWGEVINGGFGLVLDGSSETDDKLKMMLHWDVNNGIARRSWARNDEAMFAIKREMGRTPGLRVTVPYVADDELIKTFLY from the coding sequence ATGACCACTCCCGAGTTTCAAAAACTTATTTCAAAGGGGATACCAGAAGTGCTCCCTGATCCAAAACCATTCGATAAAAGTCTGAATCATGCTCCAAAAAGAAAGGATATATTGTCACATTCCGAAAAGATTCTGGCAATAAAAAATGCACTCAGATACTTTCCTGTAAGATTTCATAAGGTTCTGGCAGAGGAATTTGCAGTGGAACTGGAAACTTACGGGCGTATATATATGTACAGGTTCAGACCTGATTACACAATAAAGGCCCGTCATCTCGAAGAGTTTCCCCACAGATCGAAAAGCGCGGCAGCAATCATGATTATGATCTCTAATAACCTTGATAACGAAGTAGCACAACATCCGCATGAGCTTATTACATATGGTGGGAATGGCGCTGTTTTTCAGAATTGGGCGCAATATCTTCTGACAATGAAGTATCTCTCTGAAATGACTGATGAACAGACTCTTGTAATGTATTCAGGTCATCCGCTCGGACTCTTTCCTTCATTTAAAAATTCACCCCGAGTTGTTGTAACCAATGGTATGGTGATACCAAATTATTCAGCCCAGGACGATTGGGAGAAGTTTAACGCTCTCGGTGTTTCACAGTACGGACAGATGACTGCCGGTTCGTATATGTATATAGGCCCTCAGGGGATAGTTCACGGTACAACAATTACTATTCTTAATGCCGGCAGGCTGATAAGCAGTAATCCGAATGATCTGAAAGGAAGGCTTTTCCTGTCATCCGGATTGGGAGGAATGTCAGGTGCTCAGCCTAAGGCTGCTTCAATAGCAGGGATCATCTCTGTTGTGGCTGAGGTAAATCAGAAGGTTATTCAAATCAGACATTCCCAGGGCTGGGTAGATGAGGTGTATTCAGATATTGGTAAACTTACCGACAGGGTAAATCAGGCAAAGAAGAACAATGAAATTGTTTCACTGGCATATCATGGAAACATTGTTGATGTGTGGGAGAAATTTGCAGACGAAAATATATATGTTGACCTGGGATCAGACCAGACTTCGCTTCATAACCCATGGTCGGGAGGTTATTATCCTGCCGGAATAAGCTTTGAGGAATCCAACAGGCTGATGTCAGCTGAACCTGACAGATTCAGGGAGCTGGTGTGTGAGTCGCTGAGAAGACAGATAGCTGCCATTAACAGACATACTGCCAGGGGAACATATTTTTTTGATTATGGCAATGCATTTCTGCTTGAGGTTTCCAGGGCTGGCGGTGATGTTATGAAACCAGATGGAGAGTTCAGATATCCTTCTTATGTTCAGGATATTATGGGGCCAATGTGTTTCGATTATGGTTTTGGACCTTTCAGATGGGTCTGCTGCTCAAATGATCCTGCTGATCTGGCTGTTACTGATACTATAGCCACTGAGGTTCTTACTGAATTAATCGAAAGATCTCCTGAACTGATCAGACAGCAGATGGCTGATAATATACACTGGATTAAAGAGGCTGCAAAAAATAAACTGGTGGTTGGTTCACAGGCACGAATTTTATATGCTGATGCAGAAGGCAGGGCTGCTATTGCTTCAGCTTTTAACAGTGCTATTGCCAAAGGAAAAATATCCGCACCTGTGGTTATTGGACGCGATCATCACGATGTGTCAGGAACAGATTCACCATACAGAGAGACATCCAATATCTATGATGGTTCAAAATTTACAGCTGATATGGCAGTACAGAATGTCATCGGTGATTCATTCCGGGGGGCAACATGGGTTTCATTGCACAATGGAGGAGGAGTAGGCTGGGGAGAAGTTATAAATGGGGGCTTTGGATTAGTGCTCGATGGAAGCAGTGAAACTGATGATAAGCTTAAGATGATGCTCCACTGGGACGTTAACAATGGAATTGCCCGCCGGAGCTGGGCCCGTAACGATGAAGCTATGTTTGCTATTAAGAGGGAGATGGGGAGAACCCCGGGACTAAGGGTAACTGTACCTTATGTTGCTGACGATGAATTAATCAAAACTTTCCTGTATTAA
- a CDS encoding Nif3-like dinuclear metal center hexameric protein, with product MKLKEICSYLDSEVPLSFQESYDNSGLQIGKADTEITSALIALDVTEEVIDEAINSNCNLVVSHHPLLFGGIKKISDSSLVGRIIYKCTDNGIAVYSAHTNLDIFHNGVSRKMAEKLELKDIKVLSPLEHRLLKLVTYIPVSHLDRVRAALFEAGAGVIGNYDQCGFVTDGTGSFRGNESANPFAGKKGEMHLENESRFETILFSHLKEKVVRALLAAHPYEEVAYDLYELENKFYGAGLGCTGDFSEPIGENELLKLISSVFEIKGVRFSKLTGKKIRKVALCGGSGVSLLPVAIASGADVFITADIKYHNFFDADNKILLVDAGHFETEKFSSEILKDLIKKKFPKFAVRFSETNTNPINYL from the coding sequence ATGAAACTAAAAGAAATTTGTTCATACCTCGATTCGGAAGTGCCATTGTCATTTCAGGAAAGTTATGACAATTCAGGTCTTCAGATTGGAAAAGCAGATACAGAAATAACTTCCGCATTAATTGCTCTTGACGTTACCGAAGAAGTTATCGATGAGGCAATTAATAGTAATTGTAATCTAGTCGTTTCACACCATCCACTGTTATTCGGAGGTATTAAAAAAATCAGCGACTCATCTCTTGTCGGGAGAATTATCTACAAATGCACCGATAACGGTATTGCTGTTTATTCTGCTCACACAAACCTTGACATTTTTCATAATGGTGTCAGCAGAAAGATGGCTGAAAAGCTGGAGCTTAAAGATATTAAGGTCCTCTCTCCACTGGAACACAGGCTTCTGAAGCTGGTTACATATATTCCTGTGTCACATTTGGATAGGGTAAGGGCTGCGCTTTTTGAAGCAGGTGCCGGTGTTATAGGCAACTACGACCAATGCGGTTTCGTTACAGACGGTACCGGGAGTTTCAGAGGAAATGAATCTGCAAATCCTTTTGCCGGTAAAAAGGGTGAAATGCATCTTGAAAATGAAAGCAGGTTTGAAACAATATTATTCTCGCATCTTAAAGAAAAGGTAGTCAGGGCTCTTCTTGCTGCACATCCATATGAGGAGGTGGCATACGATTTATATGAACTGGAAAATAAATTCTATGGTGCAGGGTTGGGATGTACAGGTGATTTTTCTGAACCGATTGGAGAGAATGAGCTTCTGAAACTGATCTCCTCTGTTTTTGAAATAAAAGGCGTCAGATTCTCAAAACTTACAGGAAAGAAGATCAGAAAGGTTGCTTTATGCGGAGGTTCAGGAGTATCACTACTTCCTGTTGCAATTGCTTCCGGAGCCGATGTTTTTATTACTGCAGATATAAAATATCATAATTTTTTTGATGCTGATAATAAGATTCTGCTTGTGGATGCCGGCCATTTTGAGACTGAAAAATTCTCATCAGAAATTTTAAAAGACCTAATTAAGAAAAAATTCCCTAAATTTGCAGTCCGGTTTTCAGAAACAAATACGAATCCGATAAATTATTTGTAA
- a CDS encoding MerR family transcriptional regulator, translated as MPYKEKKIEKLYYSIGEVAEMLEVPVSTVRFWENEFDVLKPMKNKKGNRLFTPADIKNLRIIHHLVKEEGMTLSGAKKRLAEKWAETEYKFEINESLQKIKAMLLDIRDGV; from the coding sequence ATGCCATACAAGGAAAAAAAGATCGAAAAGCTCTATTATTCTATTGGAGAAGTAGCAGAAATGCTTGAAGTACCGGTATCTACTGTCAGGTTCTGGGAGAATGAATTTGATGTTCTGAAGCCGATGAAAAACAAAAAGGGCAACAGGTTGTTTACTCCGGCCGACATTAAAAACCTCAGGATCATTCATCATCTTGTAAAAGAGGAGGGAATGACACTCTCTGGAGCAAAAAAACGACTGGCTGAAAAGTGGGCGGAAACTGAGTATAAATTCGAGATCAATGAGTCTTTGCAGAAAATCAAAGCCATGCTTCTCGATATCCGGGATGGAGTTTAA
- a CDS encoding CapA family protein, which yields MKIPVRLILPLSLLFVFPLITYPAGKVNSFLPEYQDTAISKREVVITGVGDIMLGSSFPSVKFLPPRDNPFLLLESVADTLISSDITFGNLEGSFLNNGEAAKKCRDTTLCYLFRMPERYISALTSTGFDMLSLANNHFGDFGQPSRIRTKEILDSVGIVYAGLQEHPWSILKKDSLLYGFCAFAPNAGTVNINEYLKAGEIVRMLADTCDIVIVSFHGGAEGAEFQNVTRTDEIFHGENRGNVYKFAHFVIDNGADVVFGHGPHVTRAIEVYNERFISYSLGNFCTYGRFNLAGPNGLAPIMKIKTDISGRFLSGKIIPVYQPWPGGVKYDSNGSVIRKIRDLTAADFPESVISISEKGEITYK from the coding sequence ATGAAGATACCGGTTCGGTTAATTCTGCCACTCTCCTTATTATTTGTTTTCCCATTAATTACTTATCCGGCAGGAAAAGTTAATTCATTTCTTCCGGAATATCAGGATACAGCGATTAGCAAAAGAGAAGTAGTAATTACAGGGGTTGGCGACATAATGCTTGGTTCTTCATTCCCCTCAGTAAAATTTCTTCCGCCCCGGGATAATCCATTTCTTCTATTAGAAAGTGTAGCCGATACACTTATTTCATCTGACATTACTTTCGGTAACCTTGAGGGTTCATTTCTGAACAACGGTGAGGCTGCCAAAAAGTGCAGGGATACAACATTGTGTTATCTTTTCAGAATGCCGGAACGATATATATCAGCTCTTACTTCAACAGGGTTTGATATGCTGAGCCTTGCAAATAACCACTTTGGGGATTTCGGGCAGCCATCCAGAATCAGGACAAAAGAGATTCTTGATTCAGTCGGGATAGTTTATGCCGGATTGCAGGAGCATCCATGGTCCATTCTGAAGAAAGATTCTCTTCTCTATGGCTTCTGCGCCTTTGCGCCAAATGCAGGAACTGTGAATATTAATGAATATTTGAAAGCCGGTGAGATAGTCAGAATGCTGGCCGATACATGCGATATTGTAATAGTATCTTTTCATGGAGGGGCTGAAGGGGCTGAATTTCAGAATGTCACGAGAACAGATGAGATATTTCATGGTGAAAACAGGGGAAATGTTTATAAATTTGCTCACTTTGTGATTGATAACGGGGCTGATGTGGTTTTTGGGCATGGCCCTCATGTAACGCGTGCAATTGAGGTTTATAATGAACGCTTCATAAGCTATAGTCTTGGTAATTTCTGTACATATGGAAGGTTTAATCTTGCAGGACCAAACGGTCTGGCACCAATAATGAAAATCAAAACAGACATATCAGGAAGGTTTTTATCGGGTAAGATTATTCCGGTGTATCAGCCATGGCCGGGAGGAGTTAAATATGATTCAAACGGAAGTGTTATCAGGAAGATCCGCGATCTGACTGCAGCTGATTTCCCGGAGAGTGTAATCAGTATTTCGGAAAAAGGTGAAATAACTTATAAATAG
- a CDS encoding M23 family metallopeptidase, translating into MPRTKYKFNPESLSFDRVRLGVRALLFRTLAYLVGSVIIALIYWVIFASFFDSPKEKALKREVEQLAIQYDLIQRDMANIENVLDGLQKTDDNLYRTIFEAEPIPATLRDGGVGGVNRYKSLEGYSNSKLVIETATRLDKIRKKVYIQSKSFDDLISLASRKEEMLRSVPAIIPISNKDLKRTASGFGRRIHPIYKIIKFHYGMDFTAPEGTDVYATGNGTVVARVISQRGLGKHIIIDHGFGYTSIYAHLNDFNVRVGQKVQRGDIIGYVGSTGQSVANHLHYEIKLNGVNVDPVNYYFEDLSAAEYERMIEIASKTGQSFD; encoded by the coding sequence ATGCCAAGAACAAAGTATAAATTTAATCCTGAATCACTAAGTTTCGACAGAGTCAGACTTGGGGTCAGGGCTTTGTTATTCAGAACACTGGCTTATCTTGTCGGTTCTGTAATTATTGCCCTGATCTACTGGGTTATTTTTGCTTCCTTTTTTGATTCTCCGAAGGAAAAAGCACTAAAGAGGGAGGTTGAACAACTTGCTATTCAGTATGATCTCATTCAGAGGGATATGGCTAATATTGAGAATGTTCTCGACGGACTTCAGAAAACCGACGATAATCTTTACCGGACAATTTTTGAAGCTGAACCTATCCCTGCAACCCTGCGCGACGGTGGAGTAGGCGGAGTAAACAGGTATAAATCATTGGAAGGCTATTCTAATTCGAAACTTGTAATTGAAACAGCAACCAGGCTCGATAAAATAAGGAAGAAAGTCTATATTCAGTCCAAATCATTTGATGATCTGATATCCCTGGCATCAAGGAAAGAAGAGATGCTCAGATCAGTCCCTGCTATAATTCCAATTTCGAATAAAGATCTTAAAAGAACTGCTTCCGGTTTCGGAAGAAGGATTCACCCAATATATAAAATCATAAAATTCCATTACGGAATGGATTTCACTGCTCCAGAGGGAACTGATGTTTATGCAACAGGTAACGGAACAGTTGTTGCACGTGTTATTTCGCAACGCGGACTTGGGAAACACATTATTATAGATCATGGTTTCGGGTATACAAGCATTTACGCTCATCTGAATGATTTTAATGTAAGGGTGGGACAGAAGGTTCAGAGAGGCGATATAATTGGTTATGTTGGAAGTACAGGACAGTCTGTTGCTAATCATCTTCATTACGAAATAAAACTGAACGGTGTTAATGTTGATCCGGTAAATTATTATTTTGAAGATCTGTCAGCCGCTGAATATGAAAGAATGATTGAGATTGCTTCCAAAACCGGTCAGTCTTTTGATTAG
- a CDS encoding M23 family metallopeptidase — protein sequence MLDLSDLQYKQVRLPWKAKLLRFFLWFAATVVIAVVYGVLFEKYYGSPKEKMLTQQVENMKLQYSLIGRELDNSITTLNSFRLSDDVMYRPILDLDTLAESYRMAGYGGVDRFRDLNGYMNSSMIIAYRAKIEEIKNLSSVQSESFNYLLESATEWKRELDHMPSISPVSVEFRLGDKFGFRDIHPVLGTPRPHYGQDFEVPYGTKVYATGDGTIVESGWNSGGFGNLVVIDHGYGLKSYYGHLSEITVPKGMNIKRGELIGLSGSTGLSSGPHLHYQIEKLGQHTNPINFFNNDVTSKEFNEMIQEFSAKSNFR from the coding sequence GTGCTTGATTTATCTGATCTGCAGTATAAGCAGGTTAGGTTACCATGGAAGGCAAAGCTTTTGCGGTTTTTTCTCTGGTTTGCAGCAACTGTAGTTATTGCTGTTGTATATGGAGTTCTTTTTGAGAAGTATTATGGTTCTCCTAAAGAGAAAATGCTGACACAGCAGGTTGAAAACATGAAACTACAGTATTCTCTTATCGGACGTGAACTCGATAATTCCATAACCACACTAAACAGTTTCAGACTATCTGATGATGTTATGTATCGTCCCATCCTTGACCTTGATACACTTGCAGAATCATACAGAATGGCAGGTTATGGAGGTGTCGACAGGTTCAGGGATCTAAATGGTTACATGAATTCCTCTATGATTATTGCATACAGGGCAAAGATTGAAGAGATAAAAAATCTTTCAAGTGTTCAATCCGAATCATTTAATTATCTTCTCGAGAGCGCAACTGAATGGAAGAGGGAATTGGATCATATGCCCTCAATAAGCCCGGTAAGTGTTGAATTCAGGCTCGGAGACAAATTCGGATTCCGCGATATTCATCCGGTTCTCGGAACACCCCGGCCGCACTATGGCCAGGATTTTGAAGTTCCCTACGGAACCAAAGTATATGCAACAGGCGACGGGACAATTGTAGAATCGGGCTGGAACTCCGGTGGTTTTGGTAACCTTGTTGTTATCGATCATGGTTACGGTTTAAAATCATATTACGGCCATCTTAGCGAGATAACTGTTCCCAAGGGGATGAATATCAAAAGAGGCGAACTCATTGGACTAAGCGGCAGTACCGGACTTTCATCAGGCCCTCATCTTCATTACCAGATAGAAAAATTGGGTCAGCATACCAATCCTATTAATTTCTTTAATAATGACGTGACCTCCAAGGAATTTAATGAGATGATCCAGGAGTTCTCGGCAAAATCCAATTTCAGGTAA
- the alaS gene encoding alanine--tRNA ligase, producing the protein MKAQELRDLFFDFFRSKGHNIVPSAPMVVKNDPTLMFTNAGMNQFKDIFLGNQQAINKRVANSQKCLRVSGKHNDLEEVGHDTYHHTMFEMLGNWSFGDYFKKDAIEWAWELLVDKLGIPEDRLYATIFEGSREDNVPRDDEAYGYWEKCFSNPAGKIIEGSKKDNFWEMGESGPCGPCSEIHVDIRDDEERKKISGKDLVNKGHPHVIEIWNLVFIQYNRKADGILEQLPSKHVDTGMGFERLCMVIQGKKSNYETDIFQSVIKEISTITGKPYGENEKWDIALRVIADHLRAVSFSIADGQLPSNNKAGYVIRRILRRAVRYGYNNLGIEEPFMYKLVPVLAETMGNQYPELVAGKDHISKIIFEEETAFLKTLGKGLKMIEKMISDLRKEKKNILPGKVAFEMYDTFGFPVDLTQLILKENYMHLDIKGFEDEMKNQKERSREDATVETADWIIIRDIEGTEFTGYDKTEDDVLITRYRTVKVKGKESYQIIFNKTPFYAESGGQTGDTGVITSGKEKIIITDTVKENNLIIHMAVQLPADAAVTFRASVDTEKRRMTANNHTATHLLHFALRSVLGNHVEQKGSLVTPDRLRFDYSHFSKPTREELAQVEEIVNRMVRENHDSKVTYGVTMEKAKSMGAMALFGEKYGDTVRVVEFGKSVELCGGTHVEATGSIGIVKIITEGAIASGIRRIEAVTASKAEEYINEKLNTIDEIAILLKSTGNVTESVERLLADNASLRKSVEKYQAQSTSIMLNELVEKAETINKIRFISGKVEAESAEILKNIAYQIRSTSENSVLVLGSENNGKANLLVMVSDNLVKERNLNAVTIIREISAEINGGGGGQPFLATAGGKNPGGIGNAIKKAEEYLKNVKY; encoded by the coding sequence ATGAAAGCGCAGGAACTGAGGGATTTGTTTTTTGATTTTTTCAGATCAAAAGGTCATAATATTGTTCCATCGGCACCGATGGTTGTAAAAAATGACCCTACTCTGATGTTCACTAATGCAGGGATGAATCAGTTCAAAGATATCTTCCTGGGAAACCAGCAGGCAATAAATAAAAGAGTGGCAAATTCCCAGAAATGCCTTCGTGTTTCAGGGAAGCATAACGATCTTGAAGAGGTCGGACATGATACATATCACCATACCATGTTTGAAATGCTTGGCAACTGGTCGTTTGGTGACTATTTTAAAAAAGATGCCATTGAGTGGGCGTGGGAACTGCTTGTCGATAAGCTGGGAATACCTGAAGACAGACTTTATGCAACAATATTTGAAGGAAGCAGGGAAGATAATGTTCCGCGCGATGATGAGGCCTATGGTTACTGGGAAAAGTGTTTTTCAAATCCTGCAGGCAAGATAATTGAAGGATCAAAAAAAGATAACTTCTGGGAAATGGGTGAATCAGGACCATGCGGACCATGTTCTGAAATTCATGTTGATATAAGGGATGACGAAGAGAGGAAAAAAATATCCGGTAAGGATCTTGTAAACAAAGGGCATCCCCACGTTATAGAAATATGGAATCTTGTATTTATTCAGTACAATAGAAAAGCCGACGGGATACTTGAGCAACTACCTTCGAAACATGTAGATACAGGTATGGGATTTGAAAGGCTCTGTATGGTCATTCAGGGCAAAAAATCGAATTATGAAACTGACATTTTTCAGTCTGTAATTAAAGAGATCTCAACAATAACAGGAAAGCCTTACGGCGAAAATGAGAAATGGGATATTGCCTTAAGGGTTATAGCCGATCACCTCAGGGCTGTTTCGTTTTCAATTGCCGACGGACAGCTTCCTTCAAACAATAAGGCTGGCTATGTTATAAGAAGGATTCTTCGCCGTGCAGTCAGATATGGATACAATAATCTGGGAATCGAGGAACCATTTATGTATAAGCTCGTTCCTGTTCTTGCTGAAACAATGGGGAATCAGTATCCGGAACTTGTTGCCGGAAAAGACCATATATCCAAGATCATCTTTGAAGAAGAAACAGCTTTCCTGAAAACACTCGGGAAGGGACTGAAAATGATTGAGAAGATGATTTCAGACCTTAGAAAAGAGAAGAAAAATATTCTCCCCGGCAAGGTTGCTTTTGAAATGTACGACACTTTCGGATTCCCTGTTGATCTTACACAACTGATTCTGAAAGAGAACTATATGCATCTCGACATAAAAGGATTTGAGGATGAGATGAAAAATCAGAAGGAACGTTCGAGAGAGGATGCTACTGTTGAAACTGCTGACTGGATTATAATACGTGATATTGAAGGAACTGAATTCACAGGTTACGACAAAACTGAAGATGATGTTCTTATAACCAGATACCGCACGGTAAAAGTAAAAGGGAAAGAGAGTTACCAGATAATATTCAATAAAACTCCCTTTTATGCTGAATCGGGAGGACAAACAGGGGATACGGGTGTGATTACTTCCGGTAAAGAGAAGATTATTATCACAGATACAGTAAAGGAGAATAACCTGATAATTCACATGGCAGTGCAACTGCCAGCCGATGCCGCCGTAACTTTCAGGGCATCAGTGGATACAGAGAAGCGCCGGATGACAGCTAATAATCATACTGCCACCCACCTTCTGCATTTCGCACTAAGGTCTGTCCTTGGAAACCACGTGGAACAAAAGGGTTCGCTGGTAACTCCTGATCGCTTAAGGTTCGATTACAGTCACTTTTCCAAACCTACAAGGGAAGAACTGGCACAGGTGGAAGAGATCGTAAACAGGATGGTAAGGGAGAATCATGACAGTAAGGTAACTTACGGTGTCACAATGGAGAAAGCCAAATCTATGGGAGCCATGGCTCTCTTCGGTGAAAAATACGGCGATACTGTAAGAGTTGTGGAATTCGGAAAATCGGTTGAATTATGCGGCGGAACCCATGTTGAAGCAACCGGGTCGATAGGTATTGTGAAAATAATAACAGAAGGGGCTATAGCCTCAGGCATCAGAAGAATAGAAGCTGTAACTGCCTCAAAAGCTGAAGAATACATAAATGAAAAATTAAACACGATCGACGAAATTGCCATCCTTCTGAAGAGCACAGGAAATGTTACAGAAAGTGTTGAAAGGCTTTTGGCTGACAATGCCTCACTCAGAAAGAGTGTTGAGAAATACCAGGCACAGTCAACTTCCATAATGCTCAATGAACTTGTTGAGAAGGCTGAAACAATTAATAAAATCAGGTTTATCTCAGGGAAAGTTGAAGCTGAGTCAGCAGAAATACTGAAAAATATTGCTTACCAGATCAGAAGCACATCTGAAAACAGTGTCCTCGTTTTAGGCTCTGAAAACAACGGTAAAGCCAATCTGCTGGTAATGGTCAGCGACAATCTGGTTAAGGAAAGAAACCTGAATGCTGTCACAATCATCAGAGAAATTTCGGCAGAAATAAACGGAGGCGGAGGTGGTCAGCCATTTCTTGCTACGGCCGGTGGGAAAAACCCTGGGGGCATAGGTAATGCCATTAAAAAAGCGGAGGAGTATCTGAAGAATGTAAAGTATTGA
- a CDS encoding sodium:solute symporter — protein sequence MQPILILGLFLLYTLLLFAVTWFTARKADNQSFFIGNKVSPWFVVAYGMIGASMSGVTFMSVPGWVKDTQFSYMVLVLGYLFGYFVIALVLLPLYYRLKLTSIYTYLDQRFGFWSYKTGAGFFIISRTLGASLRMFLVINVLQIFVFDAWNIPFWVNVFVFILLIILYTLKGGIRTIIWTDTLQTTFMLLAVILSVIYIGKNLDVSLPELFKTVRESDASKMFFTDWHHERFFLKQFFSGMFITIVMTGLDQEMMQKNLSCRNIKEAQKNMFTFSGILVFVNLLFLFLGALLLIFVQARGITVASSDDIFPTVAIRYLGPMAGVVFLIGLISAAFPSADGALTSLTTSVSIDFLGLDTREGITEKAKTRIRYIVHLSIACVFFVSVLIFSALNDKAVIDKLFTIAGYTYGPLLGLYSFGLFTKRLVKDKLTPFIAVLSPLICFFLSKYSVQLFNGYKFGFELLLLNGFLTFIGLYLFSRKPEKK from the coding sequence ATGCAGCCAATTCTGATCCTTGGACTTTTTCTTCTCTATACCCTTCTGTTATTTGCTGTTACCTGGTTCACAGCACGTAAGGCAGATAATCAGTCGTTTTTTATCGGGAATAAAGTATCCCCCTGGTTTGTTGTTGCTTACGGCATGATTGGCGCTTCCATGTCGGGTGTTACATTTATGTCAGTTCCCGGCTGGGTTAAGGATACCCAGTTCAGCTACATGGTTCTGGTTCTCGGATACCTTTTTGGATATTTTGTTATTGCCCTGGTTCTTCTTCCTTTATATTACAGGCTTAAACTAACCTCAATCTATACATATCTCGATCAGCGGTTCGGATTCTGGTCGTATAAAACCGGTGCAGGTTTCTTCATAATATCCCGGACACTTGGTGCTTCACTCAGGATGTTTCTGGTAATTAACGTACTGCAGATCTTTGTCTTTGACGCATGGAATATTCCTTTCTGGGTCAATGTATTTGTATTTATACTTCTGATTATACTTTACACCTTAAAGGGAGGTATAAGAACGATAATCTGGACTGATACACTACAGACCACATTTATGCTTCTTGCTGTGATTCTGTCAGTAATATATATTGGTAAAAACCTGGATGTTTCTCTTCCTGAGTTATTTAAGACAGTAAGGGAGAGTGACGCTTCAAAAATGTTTTTCACCGACTGGCACCATGAGAGATTTTTCCTGAAGCAGTTTTTCAGCGGGATGTTTATTACTATTGTTATGACAGGCCTTGATCAGGAGATGATGCAGAAAAACCTTAGCTGCAGAAATATAAAGGAAGCCCAGAAAAACATGTTCACTTTCAGCGGCATTCTTGTATTTGTGAATCTGCTGTTCCTGTTCCTGGGGGCACTGTTGCTGATCTTTGTTCAGGCAAGAGGAATCACAGTTGCTTCGAGCGATGATATTTTTCCGACAGTCGCGATAAGGTACCTTGGACCAATGGCAGGTGTTGTATTTCTTATCGGACTTATTTCTGCTGCATTCCCCAGTGCAGACGGTGCATTGACATCTCTGACAACATCAGTAAGTATTGACTTTCTTGGACTCGACACGAGAGAGGGTATTACTGAGAAAGCCAAGACACGGATCAGGTATATAGTACACTTATCAATTGCCTGTGTGTTTTTTGTCAGTGTCCTTATATTCAGTGCATTAAATGATAAGGCAGTTATAGATAAGCTATTTACTATTGCGGGATATACATACGGGCCTCTGCTCGGACTTTACTCATTCGGACTCTTCACAAAACGGCTTGTAAAAGATAAGCTGACACCGTTTATTGCAGTTCTTTCACCCCTTATCTGCTTCTTTCTGAGCAAGTATTCAGTTCAGCTCTTTAACGGATATAAATTCGGATTTGAACTTCTTTTATTGAATGGTTTCCTGACTTTCATCGGACTTTATCTGTTCAGCAGAAAGCCGGAAAAGAAATAA